From Astatotilapia calliptera chromosome 19, fAstCal1.2, whole genome shotgun sequence, a single genomic window includes:
- the erg28 gene encoding probable ergosterol biosynthetic protein 28: protein MSRFLNVLRSWLVMVSVIAMGNTVQSFRDHSFLSEKLYTGMPEFVNGLQARTFGIWTLLSSIIRCACAIDIQNRTLYHITLWTFVLALGHFLSEAFIYKTAPLTIGVMAPLIVASFSIIGMLIGFQCFPETQEEVGARQKKHN from the exons ATGAGTCGCTTTCTGAACGTCCTGCGGAGCTGGCTGGTGATGGTGTCCGTCATCGCGATGGGAAACACCGTGCAGAGTTTCAGAGATCACAGTTTTCTATCCGAAAAGCTCTACACAGGCATGCCAGAGTTTG TAAATGGTCTCCAAGCTCGAACCTTTGGTATTTGGACGCTGCTGTCATCGATCATTCGCTGTGCCTGTGCCATTGATATCCAGAATAGAAC GCTGTATCACATCACCTTATGGACGTTTGTCCTGGCATTGGGCCACTTCCTATCTGAGGCTTTTATCTATAAAACTGCACCGCTGACTATCGGAGTCATGGCCCCTCTCATTGTGGCTA GTTTTTCCATCATAGGAATGCTCATTGGATTCCAGTGTTTTCCAGAAACACAGGAGGAAGTTGGAGCGCGACAGAAAAAGCATAACTGA